From the genome of Bombus huntii isolate Logan2020A chromosome 14, iyBomHunt1.1, whole genome shotgun sequence, one region includes:
- the LOC126872882 gene encoding mitotic spindle assembly checkpoint protein MAD2B, which produces MSDNKIVTTDILLEFLEVAFNHILFFRNLYPKEIFVKKKIYSICVYVSEHPELNEYIRNVLNAIRELIKEDENSVRAVNLVFCNKRKEPIEKFVFDLVKLQANSTEKDPYYLKTEESLRTICLKLSMCESYLKPLPEDSSFFIEIKTYETAHVTLSENPCCEDFPWIINEDAPDMTNKNLLPLKTIKTECLNLQMYVIEDENKKCIN; this is translated from the exons atgtctgataataaaatag ttaCTACTGATATCCTACTGGAATTTCTAGAAGTAGCATTTAATCACATTCTGTTCTTCAGAAATTTATATCCCAAGGAAATATTTGTGAAGAAGAAGATATACAGCATATGTGTATATGTGTCTGAACATCCTGAGCTCAATGAATACATAAGAAATGTGTTAAATGCAATCAGAGAATTAATAAAAGAGGATGAAAATAGTGTCAGAGCGGTGAATCTGGTCTTCTgtaataaaaggaaagaaccaattgaaaaatttgtctTTGATCTTGTAAAATTGCAAGCAAATAGCACAGA aaaagatCCATACTATCTAAAAACAGAAGAATCGTTGAgaacaatttgtttgaaacTATCCATGTGTGAATCTTATTTAAAACCATTGCCAGAAGATTCATCTTTCTTCATTGAAATTAAAACATATGAAACTGCACATGTAACTTTAAGTGAAAATCCTTGTTGTGAAGATTTTCCATGGATTATCAATGAAGATGCCCCTGATATGACTAACAAGAATTTACTTCCATTGAAAACTATAAAAACAGAATGTCTAAACTTGCAGATGTATGTTATTGAAGATGAAAATAAGAAAtgcataaattaa
- the LOC126872867 gene encoding probable chitinase 2 has translation MKACIFLSLLTILFFCSNGILARLGIKHNKVVTCYVASWAVYRNNDGKFGIPYIRPELCTHIIYAFAGLDSKTWTITSLDPNIDIDKDNYKRMTELREQYPGLNILLAIGGWNEGSKNYSILASSPTRRSIFVKSVVDFLEEYKFDGFDLDWEYPGSRGGSPEDKLYFALLVKQLKEAFNESNYLLTAALGSNKAIIDTAYDIPEISKYLDYIHVMAYDYHGSWDKKVLPNAPLRSGDGLSVMETLNYLLSKGAPANKTILGLPMYGRTYILASKLNSSQESPINRTTITNGFKGPYTDQEGFMGYNEICEELVSHKGNWTSGWDDTSDTPYVINDDHVIVYDNLRSLKAKIEYAMSLELAGVMIWSIDTDDFHGKCANLFKDSLNLTDMTYPLLRWINIVISENSQVISDKDSVNMGKEYNDNSSSITKFSHNSILIILISLAYYI, from the exons ATGAAGGCCTGTATCTTCCTATCTCTGCTTACAATATTATTCTTCTGTAGCAATGGTATTCTAG CTCGATTAGGGATTAAGCATAACAAGGTAGTAACTTGTTATGTCGCCTCCTGGGCCGTTTATAGAAATAATGATGGAAAATTTGGAATCCCTTATATCCGTCCGGAACTTTGCACGCACATCATATACGCGTTCGCCGGATTAGACAGCAAAACATGGACCATTACGAGCCTCGATCCCAACATAGATATTGACAAGG ATAATTACAAAAGAATGACCGAACTTCGCGAACAGTATCCAGGTCTAAACATCCTACTCGCAATCGGAGGATGGAACGAGGGTAGTAAAAATTACTCTATACTCGCTTCATCCCCTACACGAAGAtctatattcgttaagagcgTAGTGGACTTCCTTGA GGAATACAAGTTCGATGGGTTCGATCTGGATTGGGAATATCCAGGATCACGGGGTGGTAGTCCAGAagacaaattatattttgccCTTCTTGTGAAG CAATTAAAAGAAGCATTCAATGAGTCGAACTATCTACTAACAGCAGCTTTAGGTTCTAATAAAGCAATTATCGATACGGCATACGATATTCCCGAAATTTCCAAATATCTCGACTATATCCATGTAATGGCGTACGATTATCATGGATCATGGGATAAGAAAGTGCTTCCGAATGCACCATTAAGAAGTGGAGACGGTCTAAGCGTG ATGGAGACacttaattatttgttaagtaAAGGTGCACCAGCAAATAAAACAATCTTAGGCCTGCCTATGTATGGTAGAACTTATATATTGGCAAGCAAATTAAATTCTTCCCAAGAAAGTCCAATTAATCGAACAACCATAACAAATGGATTTAAGGGGCCTTACACTGACCAAGAAGGTTTTATGGGATATAATGAA ATTTGTGAAGAATTAGTGAGTCATAAAGGTAACTGGACTTCTGGCTGGGATGACACTAGCGATACACCTTATGTCATTAACGATGATCATGTTATAGTATATGATAATCTGAGGAGTTTAAAAGCAAAG ATCGAATACGCGATGAGCTTAGAATTAGCCGGTGTAATGATTTGGAGCATCGATACTGACGATTTCCATGGAAAGTGCGCAAATCTCTTTAAAGACTCTTTAAATTTAACAGATATGACATATCCTTTACTAAGATGGATTAACATAGTTATATCTGAAAATAGTCAGGTAATCAGTGATAAAGATAGTGTAAACATGGGTAAAGAATATAACGATAATTCATCTTCCATCACAAAATTTTCtcataattctattttaataatattaatatctctTGCATACTATATCTGA
- the LOC126872877 gene encoding proteasome subunit beta type-4 encodes MALLNKADWYTPAPLWQNGPAPGAFYHFPGGSTHSGVGGLQRSQAPMTTGTSVVGIQFKDGVLIAADILGSYGSLARFRNLERVMKVNDNIILGAGGDYADYQCLKSNIERKILEEECLDDGLSLKPKALHCWLTQVMYNRRSRFDPFWNNFIIGGLEGDKLFLGTVDKLGTGYSDPVIATGYGAYMATPILRKAYEENKEMTKEQAVELLYKVMQVLFYRDARSFPKYQLGIITREGGVEIQGPLTLDSYWGPAIM; translated from the exons ATGGCGCTTCTGAATAAAGCAGATTGGTATACTCCAGCTCCTTTGTGGCAAAATGGTCCTGCACCTGGTGCATTTTATCATTTCCCAGGAGGTTCTACACATTCCGGTGTCGGAGGATTGCAAAGATCACA GGCCCCTATGACAACTGGTACATCTGTAGTTGGAATCCAATTTAAAGATGGTGTTCTTATAGCAGCAGATATTCTTGGTTCCTATGGATCATTGGCAAGATTTAGGAATCTTGAACGTGTGATGAAAGTCAATGACAATATTATCCTTGGTGCAGGAGGAGATTATGCTGATTATCAGTGCTTGAAGAGCAacattgaaagaaaaat TCTTGAAGAAGAATGTTTGGATGATGGTTTATCTTTAAAACCAAAAGCTCTTCACTGTTGGTTAACTCAAGTAATGTACAATAGAAGATCACGTTTTGATCCGTTTTggaataatttcattattggTGGTTTGGAGGGTGATAAACT GTTTTTGGGTACTGTGGATAAACTTGGCACAGGTTATAGTGACCCAGTAATAGCAACTGGATATGGTGCATATATGGCAACACCTATCTTAAGAAAAGCttatgaagaaaataaagaaatgacTAAAGAACAAGCAGTTGAGCTTCTATACAAAGTAATGCAAGTTCTTTTTTATAGAGATGCACGATCTTTCCCGAAA tATCAACTTGGAATAATCACGAGAGAGGGAGGTGTTGAAATACAAGGACCATTAACTTTAGATAGCTACTGGGGGCCTGCTATTAtgtaa